A genomic window from Gemmatimonadota bacterium includes:
- a CDS encoding tetratricopeptide repeat protein: MAVVVYSESQGYGTAEVADVMGLSPRQVRSFVYAGLIEPVKGPRGDYRFSFQDLVLLRMGAQLQRSRIPLHAVRKALHGLREQLADDLPLSAIRVDALGETVIARDREGVWAPETGQRYFNFTLPEPPPPGTATAVLEPADDIVADAWVEPRLQGSTATEWFDRAIDLEDVSTPEAKAAYRRALQLDPDLADAHANLGRLLHQEGRLDLAVDHYGRAAELDPRSATAAFNLGVALEDLGREAEAVRAYARALVADPGRPEPHFNLSRLYEAMGRETDALHHLVEYRRLSRAR, translated from the coding sequence ATGGCCGTCGTGGTCTACAGCGAATCCCAGGGCTACGGCACCGCCGAGGTGGCCGACGTCATGGGGCTGTCGCCCCGCCAGGTGCGCTCCTTCGTCTACGCCGGTCTGATCGAACCCGTGAAGGGGCCGCGGGGGGACTACCGCTTCTCCTTCCAGGACCTGGTGCTGCTCCGGATGGGCGCCCAGCTGCAGCGCTCCCGCATCCCGCTCCACGCGGTGCGCAAGGCGCTGCACGGCCTCCGGGAGCAGCTCGCCGACGACCTGCCGCTGAGCGCCATCCGCGTGGACGCGCTGGGCGAGACGGTCATCGCACGGGACCGTGAAGGGGTCTGGGCGCCGGAGACCGGGCAGCGCTACTTCAACTTCACGCTGCCCGAGCCCCCTCCGCCCGGGACGGCCACCGCCGTCCTGGAGCCGGCCGACGACATCGTCGCCGACGCCTGGGTGGAACCCCGGCTGCAGGGCAGCACGGCCACGGAATGGTTCGACCGGGCCATCGACCTGGAGGACGTCTCCACCCCGGAGGCCAAGGCCGCCTATCGCCGGGCCCTCCAGCTGGATCCCGACCTCGCGGACGCCCACGCCAACCTGGGCCGTCTGCTCCACCAGGAAGGTCGGCTCGACCTGGCGGTGGATCACTACGGACGGGCCGCCGAGCTGGATCCGCGAAGCGCCACCGCCGCCTTCAACCTGGGCGTGGCCCTCGAAGATCTGGGTCGGGAGGCCGAAGCGGTCCGCGCCTACGCGCGCGCCCTGGTGGCCGACCCCGGGCGGCCCGAGCCCCACTTCAACCTGTCGCGCCTGTACGAGGCCATGGGGCGGGAGACCGACGCGCTCCACCACCTGGTGGAGTACCGGCGGCTGTCGCGCGCCCGCTGA
- a CDS encoding Ku protein, whose translation MSARPIAAATISFGLVSIPAKLYSTAESSSKISFNWLNKATGKRVKQQYVDPTTDKVVSRDDMIKGFEFAKDQYVTFEPDELKAIEAQSTNSIEIKEFVPADTVDRLYYDRGYYLGPDKGGAQAYRLLSAALRETDRVAIGTYAARGRTHLVMIRPMEDGLMLEQLYFPDELRAFSEVDLEEGKVDELQLKLAIQLIDQAAKERFDPSAYQDEVRERVEALIQKKVEGEQITVSAEVEPETKIIDLMEALKASLAADGGKERKPPARAEKKDASKTARKRAAG comes from the coding sequence ATGAGCGCACGTCCGATCGCGGCAGCCACGATCTCGTTCGGGCTCGTGTCGATTCCCGCCAAGCTCTACTCGACCGCTGAATCGTCGTCGAAGATCTCGTTCAACTGGTTGAACAAGGCGACGGGGAAGCGGGTCAAGCAGCAGTACGTCGATCCTACGACGGACAAGGTCGTCTCCCGCGACGACATGATCAAAGGCTTCGAGTTCGCCAAGGACCAGTACGTGACCTTCGAGCCCGACGAGCTCAAGGCCATCGAGGCCCAGTCGACCAACAGCATCGAGATCAAGGAGTTCGTGCCGGCCGACACGGTCGACCGGCTCTACTACGATCGCGGCTACTACCTCGGTCCGGACAAGGGCGGGGCCCAGGCCTATCGGCTCCTGTCGGCTGCCCTGCGGGAGACCGACCGGGTGGCCATCGGAACCTACGCCGCCCGCGGCCGCACGCACCTGGTGATGATCCGTCCGATGGAGGACGGGCTCATGCTCGAGCAGCTCTACTTCCCGGACGAGCTGCGGGCCTTCTCCGAGGTGGACCTCGAGGAGGGCAAGGTGGACGAGCTGCAGCTCAAGCTCGCCATCCAGCTCATCGACCAGGCCGCCAAGGAGCGGTTCGATCCATCCGCCTATCAGGACGAGGTGCGCGAGCGGGTCGAAGCCCTGATCCAGAAGAAGGTGGAGGGGGAGCAGATCACGGTGTCGGCAGAGGTGGAGCCGGAGACCAAGATCATCGACCTCATGGAGGCGCTGAAGGCCAGCCTGGCCGCCGACGGGGGCAAGGAACGCAAGCCGCCCGCCCGCGCCGAGAAGAAGGACGCGTCCAAGACCGCCCGGAAGCGGGCGGCAGGGTAG
- the ligD gene encoding DNA ligase D, with protein sequence MPARKSDPLKPYRAKRSPSATPEPFGGGVLPGANRFVVQMHAATRLHYDLRLELNGVLLSWAVPKGPSPNPADKRLAVHTEDHPLEYYDFEGVIPEGNYGAGGVIVWDAGTWIPLEDPEEGLEKGKLLFNLRGYKLQGRWTLVRTKTDWLLIKERDGWVREEGTELYPTESIFSGLTAQEVKAGSSKGSALIERLEAEGAPARDVDPRTLRMMLAEARAKAFTREGWIFEIKYDGYRLLGARNDGKARLISRNHNDLTATFPEIERAVRGLPYDGLILDGEAVVHDEQGLPSFQRLQKRGRLTRRTDVLRASVELPATYYAFDLLALEGHDLRPLPLLERKALLRELLPPIGPIRFSDHIPTQGEAMFDHATRMRLEGIVAKDANAPYVAGRSSKWIKIRTVETDDFVVVGWTEGTGTRDAFGALHLGLYDGDTLVYSGRVGTGFDRKTLQAIGERLDALPAADAPSAGPVPTGAGHHWVAPDLVAEVRYKEVTDDGMLRQPSFVRLREDKPPTDCVLRLRTDTLEEPVEVVNDAAARVVHFTNLDKVFWPAEGYTKGDLIEYYRTISPALLPYLADRPLVLTRYPDGIEGKSFYQKNAPDFAPDWLRLETVWSESSEKELRYFVCDDLESLLYVANSAAIPLHVWSSRVATLQHPDWCILDLDPKDAPFADVVACALLIREVTDEIGLPAFIKTSGSTGLHVLIPLGGRCTYDQSRTLGELLARVVVQELPDQATVTRNPRKREGKVYVDFLQNRSGQLLVAPFSVRPLPHAPVSTPLHWSEVDDTLDLRDHTIRSVPERVRRQKRDPFEGLLTLRPDLVGALSRLAGRFRG encoded by the coding sequence ATGCCGGCAAGAAAGAGCGATCCCCTAAAGCCATACCGTGCAAAGCGATCCCCTTCCGCCACGCCGGAGCCCTTCGGGGGAGGGGTCCTGCCGGGCGCGAATCGCTTCGTGGTACAGATGCATGCGGCCACCCGGCTCCACTACGACCTGCGGCTGGAGCTGAACGGCGTCCTGCTCTCCTGGGCGGTACCCAAGGGCCCCTCCCCCAACCCGGCGGACAAGCGCCTGGCGGTCCACACGGAGGATCACCCTCTGGAATACTACGATTTCGAGGGCGTGATCCCCGAGGGCAACTACGGCGCGGGCGGCGTGATCGTCTGGGACGCCGGCACCTGGATCCCCCTGGAGGATCCCGAGGAGGGCCTGGAGAAGGGCAAGCTCCTCTTCAACCTGCGCGGCTACAAGCTGCAGGGCCGCTGGACCCTGGTTCGCACGAAGACCGACTGGCTCCTGATCAAGGAGCGCGACGGGTGGGTGCGGGAGGAGGGCACGGAGCTGTATCCGACCGAGTCCATCTTCTCGGGCCTGACGGCGCAGGAGGTCAAGGCCGGGTCCAGCAAGGGATCCGCCCTGATCGAACGCCTCGAAGCGGAGGGCGCGCCCGCGCGCGACGTGGACCCGCGCACGCTGCGGATGATGCTGGCGGAGGCGCGCGCCAAGGCCTTCACGCGGGAGGGATGGATCTTCGAGATCAAGTACGACGGATACCGTCTCCTGGGCGCGCGCAACGACGGCAAGGCACGTCTGATCTCCCGCAACCACAACGATCTCACGGCGACGTTCCCCGAGATCGAGCGCGCCGTGCGCGGCTTGCCCTACGACGGACTGATCCTGGACGGCGAGGCGGTGGTGCACGACGAGCAGGGCCTGCCCAGCTTCCAACGGCTGCAGAAGCGGGGACGCCTGACCCGCCGCACGGACGTGCTGCGCGCCTCGGTGGAGCTGCCGGCCACGTACTACGCCTTCGATCTGCTGGCGCTCGAAGGGCACGACCTCCGCCCGCTTCCGCTCCTCGAGCGCAAGGCCCTGCTGCGGGAGCTCCTTCCGCCGATCGGGCCCATCCGCTTCTCGGACCACATCCCCACGCAAGGCGAGGCCATGTTCGACCATGCGACCCGCATGCGTCTCGAGGGCATCGTGGCCAAGGACGCGAACGCGCCCTACGTGGCCGGACGATCCAGCAAGTGGATCAAGATCCGCACGGTGGAGACGGACGACTTCGTCGTGGTGGGATGGACGGAGGGGACCGGCACGCGGGACGCCTTCGGCGCGCTGCACCTGGGGCTGTACGACGGCGACACCCTGGTCTACAGCGGGCGCGTGGGCACCGGCTTCGACCGGAAGACCCTGCAGGCCATCGGCGAGCGCCTGGACGCGCTGCCCGCCGCGGATGCTCCCTCGGCGGGGCCGGTGCCCACGGGCGCCGGTCACCACTGGGTGGCACCCGACCTCGTGGCCGAGGTGCGCTACAAGGAGGTCACGGACGACGGCATGCTCCGGCAGCCGTCGTTCGTACGGCTCCGGGAGGACAAGCCGCCCACGGACTGCGTCCTCCGCCTGCGGACCGACACGCTGGAGGAGCCGGTCGAGGTCGTGAACGACGCGGCTGCGAGGGTGGTCCACTTCACCAACCTCGACAAGGTGTTCTGGCCGGCGGAAGGGTACACCAAGGGCGACCTCATCGAGTACTACCGCACCATCTCCCCCGCCCTGCTCCCGTACCTGGCGGACCGGCCGCTCGTGCTCACCCGCTACCCGGACGGCATCGAGGGCAAGAGCTTCTACCAGAAGAACGCGCCGGACTTCGCGCCGGACTGGCTCCGGCTGGAGACGGTGTGGAGTGAGAGCTCCGAGAAGGAGCTGCGGTACTTCGTGTGCGACGATCTCGAATCCCTGCTCTACGTGGCCAATTCCGCGGCCATCCCGCTGCACGTGTGGTCGAGCCGCGTCGCGACGCTCCAGCATCCCGACTGGTGCATCCTGGACCTCGATCCCAAGGACGCGCCGTTCGCCGACGTGGTGGCGTGCGCGCTGCTCATCCGCGAGGTCACCGACGAGATCGGCCTGCCCGCGTTCATCAAGACGTCCGGATCGACGGGACTGCACGTGCTGATCCCGCTCGGCGGCCGCTGCACCTACGACCAGTCCCGCACGCTCGGCGAGCTGCTGGCCCGGGTGGTCGTGCAGGAGCTGCCCGATCAGGCCACCGTCACGCGCAATCCCAGGAAGCGCGAAGGGAAGGTCTACGTGGACTTCCTGCAGAACCGCTCCGGGCAGCTCCTGGTGGCCCCGTTCTCGGTGCGCCCCCTCCCGCACGCCCCGGTCTCGACACCGCTCCACTGGAGCGAGGTGGACGACACGCTCGACCTGCGCGACCACACCATCCGCTCCGTGCCCGAGCGGGTGCGCCGGCAGAAGCGCGACCCCTTCGAGGGGCTGCTCACGCTGAGGCCGGATCTGGTGGGGGCGCTGTCCCGTCTGGCCGGGCGCTTCCGCGGGTAG
- a CDS encoding prepilin-type N-terminal cleavage/methylation domain-containing protein, producing MVGRTEGRRGITLVELLIVLVVLGILVAAAIPRLDRVRTRALGAALAADLYRLRLAQEQYVADGRPSYSTDLAELGFVPSEGVDLVVSEATQDGWSAVATSRRDPDVRCSVFHHLSAASGVWPAQQAGTVACARGQQPFGVPPSAPNPNNSIIR from the coding sequence ATGGTGGGTCGTACAGAGGGCCGTCGAGGCATCACGCTCGTCGAGCTGCTCATCGTGCTCGTCGTGCTGGGGATCCTGGTGGCCGCCGCCATCCCGCGTCTGGACCGCGTCCGGACGCGGGCCCTCGGGGCCGCACTCGCCGCCGACCTGTACCGGTTGCGCCTGGCGCAGGAGCAATACGTGGCGGACGGGCGGCCCAGCTACTCCACGGACCTCGCCGAGCTGGGCTTCGTACCCAGCGAAGGGGTCGATCTCGTCGTGAGCGAGGCGACCCAGGACGGGTGGTCCGCCGTGGCCACCAGCCGTCGCGATCCCGACGTCCGCTGCTCCGTCTTCCACCACCTCTCCGCGGCCAGCGGGGTCTGGCCGGCCCAACAGGCGGGGACGGTCGCCTGTGCGCGCGGCCAGCAGCCCTTCGGCGTGCCCCCCTCGGCCCCCAACCCCAACAACTCCATCATCCGCTGA